A window of Ooceraea biroi isolate clonal line C1 chromosome 9, Obir_v5.4, whole genome shotgun sequence genomic DNA:
CTGGAGATCCCATAACGCGAATCGTCCAGTCCACGTACCGCAAGTGGTGAAATTCGCGCAATGCGGTTGCCGCTCGGATTGCCGCAAAAATGGAGAAGCCGGCAAGATGTAGattcaaattaaaatcacGCTTACGGAGGTGGAAAAGGGCCTTTGGTTCATGAAGGTGGACGAAGGTTTTCACGCGAGTATCCCCTTACGGGTATTACGTCCGAGAGAGGCAGCGTCGAATTTACTTTCCCTTGGGCCTTTAGCGTTGAATATTTTCAACGGCGCCTTCTGTCGTCCGTCTCATAAATTATGTAGCAGTCCAGTTTGAAGAATGACCactgaaaaataatgaatgattttattatatctagtCGGACAGATATGCAAATGAATAGATTTGTGATAGATATAGCggatgtattataaaaagcaaaaatacCTTTTACATCTTTCGggtggaaaataaaatcagaacAAACTCAGGATCAAAGTCGTTATCTCTTAACGATCCATTAGTATACATGTTTTGTgaattttattcttgtttGCCGCCGTCtcttctgcatttttatgcgTTGCTTTGGCGTGTTTTGATCGGACCGGTCCAGTATTGCGGAGAGGATCTCATTACTCGTCTCGTGTGTTATCTGTGGTGCCTCTTCATCTTCCATCGCGTGGCCCCTCTGCATTCTGCGGCAGTATACTTTTACTCACTTTTACTCTCGCCGGCAACCGGTTGGAATCCCGCACTTTAGAGAGAGTAAAATAACGATCCCCTTATCGCCCGAAATTCTCGCTTGAAATTCGATTCATCGATGTGAAATCGATCTCCAGACGAAGAGTATGGGACCGGAATTTCGCCTGTGCGGTCATATATTTAAacgttacattatattatacaccGTGCTCCaatactattaattaaaaaaatttaattattcaattattaaatcagTGTGACGAAAAAATTGTCAAAAGATTATTAACGccgtttctcttttcttatgGTCGtcgacaaatatttaatattttattatcgtttgAGAGATCATGTCGCAAAACGTGTGTGTTACAGACGGAAGAAAAATCAAGGACTGTGGAGGAGTGCTGTGAGGGATACAAGATGCTAATGATTCACAATGATGCGGAAACGGATGCGAGGTGTTTACCATATTGCAAGAAATGTCTGGCGGGTGTATGTGTCGCACCGAACGAGTGTAAATGCAATCCTGGGTACCATGGAGAAGATTGCTCTCTCGGtgagttataaataaaattcaaatttatgaaatatcgaatttttattcttactcTGATAATTTCGACATAAAGTGGCGCTTAATTACGCTACATAgacattgaatttttattgcgtGACAAGCATAGTTACTTAAGGTAATGTCAATTTTATCCGTAACATCGCTTTCGACATGAATACGAGAACGATAATATCTTATAGCAGTTTAGAGCGTGATTGAAGCGAATTCCTCCACCAACAACATTCTCGCAATATCCATTTATCAGGCGATAATATTTTCGATGTTAATTAAGTGCTAATGAATAGCTATGACATTTCAGAAAAAGAATATAGATATACAATATGAACCAAGCGAACAAggctattataaatatacatgcaaCGTCGTGATAATTAAGACTTTGAAGAGGCGTCAAAGGCctgtatacaattattaatctCGCGTGCTGTTTTCGAAACGATTCTCgaaataaacgaaataaattcgGGGTTAAAAAATAGAGAATCGACAGCGGGTGTCATCCGGCGACATTGATTGCGAAACGAAATTAAGAGCGAACATTTCCGAAACAGCTAGCTGCGAAACGTGCAGGTCGATGTGAAATTTCACGCTCCATGAAACGGATCGACCTTCTACAATTGCGCATGTGAAATGACCGTTTGCAGCGAATAGCATCATATTTCCACGCGAATCACAATCGTGAACGGGATTTGTCATTTTCGCATAATTCGCCCCGTAAAATTGTCGCGTCCTTGCAAAATGACGCTATGGCGGTCGCTGTaaaacggcggcggcgacaaGTTATTAAAATCGCGTTAAGcttaacgtaaaataaaactgccGGCCTTTAAGAATGCCTAAAGAGAGGCATTAAGAATTCATAATCGGAGGATTTCTGAAGAGATGGGAaggcttttttatttttatttattgcaaattatattGGCAGCAATCTCGAGGAATTCTTTTCTACTTTTTATGAGATTCAGACTTGTCAGgacttttttattctttcacgTTTCACTGTTTAgccgaacaaaatttataattataattttcactAAATTTCCTGGAGCAgccttttccttttctatttATAGTGCTTGATGGGAGACTGCGATTGACGTGCCGCGGTTGATACAAAATTACAGAATGGTTTATCAAACAGGCAGCAGTCGCAAACAGGTTGCACGCAACTGTTGCGTCAATGCGATCGGGGAACGCTTCGAAAGTTGCGGAAGCCCGGAAGTTACGAAGCCTCTACTTTCCCGTGAACGTTCGAGAAGGTCGTGGGCGGCGGAGTCGATCAGATACAACGTCCGACGTCGCATAACGCAATCGCGATGTTTTAATAAGGGACACGCACGCGGTGTATGAAAATTGGTTGCCTCGTACATTTCGCAGGTGCACTCTAGCACATCCCGCTTTTCCAATTTTCCTCGGCCGCGATTGCAAAATCATCGTTTAATTATCTTGGAAATTCGAACGTGTAGATGAAAAtgtatagaaattattatagaaatttgGGAAATTTATTCATCTTTTGCCGGcacgtgtaaaaataaaaatatgttaaattggTACAATATATGATTTTCGCGTTCTTCATTGACTCGCGAACGTCTGCTGACACTCAGCTTTAATTGTGTATCTTTTTTGGAGCACGGTGCCGTTATCGCCGGTGCTCAGTACTGTTCGCAACGTCGTTCTATTCGCTTATATCCTTTGTATTCAACAAATTCACTACTGTTCACTACTGTGTTCTGAGATCACTTTTGTGCCTTTTCAAATTCCTGATCGCCACTCGCAacgaaaatgtattataaatatatcgatgacttatttatatcgatatatcaaTTGCATgaatcgatatatcgatgcGAAAAGTGCGGCCTGAAATTCCGGACTTCTGTTCGCGATTATTCTACCAGTGGTCATTCTTGAAAGAGATCGTGCGACATAAAATAACAAACTGAATACATTAGGCAcgtattgggttgtaacacaAGTAAGTTtggttatatttaatattttttttatttaataaagtttattttatttaaaatcaacTGGACTTAAACTGAACTAGAAGTGGCTTCTTGTTAATCACAGTTATGCGCATTTGCGATGAATCATAACTAAATTCTTAGAATTAGAAGATGTTTTTTTATACCTGCAACCGCACCTATTTATGTTACAAGCCAATTTGATATTAGTCTCGACATTTAATtcacatattaaatttatcactCAGAGTGCCCGTCAGGCTCCTGGGGTCCACGGTGCATGGGAGCGTGTAATTGCGGCGAAAACGGCACTTGCGATCCGGTAAACGGCACTTGTCGATGTTCCCCGGGACGGCAGGGACTGCAGTAAGTAACAAACGATCTCACAAGAGTACTATAAAGttcgcaaaaaaaagaaaaacgaagtAATAACTTAACGTAGCGCTCAAGCTTGTCAAGTCGGACAATAATAGGACACTTTTCCGTCCGCAGATGCAGAGAGGCTTGCGCAATCGGCCGATGGGGCTCAGATTGTGCGAATGAGTGCACATGTCAGAACCGGAATAATGATTGCGATGCCGTAACCGGAAAAtgcaccgacgacgacgacgtttctctAGTCGGACGAACGCCGCCCGTTTATTTGCAGAGCTCCACTACCGAGCGTGTGCAAACATCCAGGATCAGTAACGTGGAGTATACAGAAGTCTTCTCGGCACCACGCGAGACTACCGAACACCAGACGAAAGGTGAAATAATACGCTTTTCGAGGGGGCCACTTGCGCAACTGTTTACCCGGAGATGGGGAAACGAGGCTTGTAGAAACGCTGCTCAAACGTGCCATGGGCGTCAAGAACAATTTGCTGATTAACGACGGAGTTAAGCGAGGAGACTCTTTGTAGAAGTTAGAAAaatagaagagaaaagagatgCTTTTTACTCTCTTTCTATTGCTCGAATTGTTGATGTAGATAagattactttttgtaaatttgccaattttatTGTCGGGGTacacatattataattattgcgcgGATGTTAAAACTGAAGTATTTGCAGAAAGCGGAATTAATTAGCTTGACTTCTGACACGCTCGTATCTTGAATGACTCGTGACTCCAGAGACTTCTTTACTCATGCTAATAATCTAAACTCTCATAACTCGGAAATCGAGTTATACTTGACACAACATTTCACTCCGACAgctcaaatattatttatgctcgagtgtttttcatatttaatctCACCGGTATTTCCGAGACGTACTGTAAAACGAGTTTTACTGCATCATCACATGATTCGACAtcgattttattgttatttttaacgaAGTACTGAAGTTACTGTGAGAGAGTTGAACTTAATATCCAGCGATTAATAATGCACGTAGAATCGAATATCGCAATATCttcataatttcttttcatttcattCGCAGACGTCGACAATTTGAACGACACGAATTACGTTTCGGAAACGACGACGCCAGTATCAGCTTCGTTCGCGATTCCTTCTCAAAAAGCAACGGTGAACGTGACGCCAGGAAGAGATCCTGCCACAACAGCCCGGTCTGTAATTGTATTGGTTTCCGTTCCGGAGCGCAAAAGGGACGTTGAAAAGAACAGGCAAAAGTTTCCTACGAAGGACGCTTTTCTCAGACACGTTCAGAGCGACGGAAGCGTTGGCGTGTCGGATATCGATTACGTGAAGACCATTCATAAAGGTGCTGTTGCAAAACATTACAACTCCGTGTACACCTAAGTATAAATTAAAGAATCAATTATATCTCTCTGTCTGTATAAATAACAAACTGCAAAATTAATTCGCATAAATTAATGCGTaacttaaaacttaaaataaattaatttaaaataaaaaataactaaattacattaaaatgaaacatcaaaaataattttcacaaaTAGTACAGTGTGCGAATACCAAGTCACAGACTTCCCTATACACAATCGACatgttacaataaaataaagtaaatctATTGTCAATCTTGCAGACGATATTCAGACACCGGCGCCGATCCCGCTGGACATCGCTCTGATCGTCGTAGCTGCGATCGTCTCCCTCGGTCTGACCTCGCTCGCAGTAGTCATGGTCCTCCACATGCGATCTAAGCTGTTCGAAACCGTTCGCCTTGCCGTTTACGACGACGGGAAGAGCAAGAGCCGCGAGTGCGAAAGTGCAAACGCTGGAAGGATGTCGACGGTGATCAACTCCGCTCTGCCCCGTGAGTATCGCGTGGATTCACCTGGTGCAGGCCTTCTCTTCTTAGTTTAGAAGTGTTAGTGAAATCTAAGGAAATCATGAAATCTGTGTGTCCTTGACCTCGATGCCTTCCacctaataaatattttcgcgatgtatataataaatattgatttgcTGCGTTACAttgaatgtaattaaatataaataaattctctatGATTCTAGCACTTCCGACTCGTGCGAATCCTGGATTCACCATCAATGCCGAACCGGAAGCGATATTGACGGTCAACGGCATCGAGTCATTGAACACTTACGCTAACGGCACCGCTGCAATCGGTCTCCGAATTTCTGGTCTTCACGGTGAGTTAACacgtttttcaaaaatatttcatgcgCGCAAACATAACGCAGCATTCGCAGCAATTCGCAAAACATATGAAGAACATATCTGATTcaaaattagtaaaaaaatttagaCATAAACTCCAGCGATAGTTAGAGCACACTACATAAtgcagatatattttaaaaagatatattttttaaatatgaaaagtacaaaattttttaataggaAAAACCTTGGCGCTGCTGAATTCCAAAATATGAGAAAACACTGTGTCaagttatataaatcatatCGAATAAACACGTAAATGTAATAACTGCAATGTAAATTCTATAactttatcgttttattatcatatatctTTTCCATGATACATGCagatatatactttattttgatttatattgattttgttttaatttgtaTTGAATTTGCGTCACAGTTAATTCAGCAGCGCCAAAcctttttccattaaaaaatattaaagagagGTAAGTTCTGCACAGATATTTCATACATGAGTTTTGCATGATAAAGCAAAAGCAGATTTTACTCAAGCTCAATTGTAATAGCAGGGCGTTCATCCATCAGAGCAAAAAAGAATCAAATTCAACCTCCCGtatttttacgaaaaatgGTCATAGAGAGATATTTAAGAAAGCATTTTAAAGCGTAAAGCATTTTAAAGCGTCAGGTTTACAAAGATTCAACGCAGTTTCTCTACAAAGATTCCACTATAGACGGCACAACTTTACAGTGAACCTTACAAAAgtgaagaataattttcaaatttgatGGCGTGTACGAGGAGAATAAAACCTTTTCTCCAAACGGTTCCGTTTGCATCGTAAACCTTAACATTACCTCTTTAAAATGTGtgacgcacgcacgcacacatgtaCATCACTGAAATTGTTCTGTAAAATGACCGTAGATGGATCATATCCGACTATCCCGAATTGAAtgataacatttttatgtgaatAAACTATATCGATCGTTATTCAGTGTATTCGAAAACAAATCGTACTTTAGTTTTTCCGCCAAAACTACCAGCGCTACCTTACGTCTGAGGAGCGATACTTTGGCATATATATACCCCGTCCTATCCGTCGTAATTTCAAATCAAGCAAGTAGTTTGACAGTGAATCAGTCGCGATAACATGCCTCTTCGAAAACTCACAGAGGAACACCGCGCGGTCATAAAACTTTGTAACAAATTAGATATGTTGGCGATAGATACATTCGCCATAATGAATGTAATTAGTTATCTACAACCAGTGCCCTCATATAACGCGATTAGCAAATGGTCTACGTGTTTTAAAGAGGGAAGAAAAGACGTCCGTCCATTATAGTGAGTTTGCTGAAAAAACAGCTTACAATGATATTAAAGGCAAAGTCGCCGAACTCCGTAAAGTTCATAGTCGGAATCCATCATCTGCATGGCGTACTGCTAAACTTTCCCTAAAAGGGACTGCGAGAGATTTAGGTTTTGCCGAGAGTAAAAAGGATGAGGTTCATGGCCGTGTCGTGCCACTCAAGCTGACCATAGAACAAAAGCAGGCACGCTACAATCATTGCGAGGACATTCTTAACATGCACAGGACAAATCCCGAATTCCTGAATTCACTTATCTTTGGTAGCAGGACATGGATTTCTATGAAGAGTCCAGACATGCCAGGAACGTCGGAAGAGAAGTCAACTAGTGTAGAGATGATGCCGTTTGTTTGTTTCTGCGATTCGAGAGGCATCATATATCATGAAGGCGGTCCGATGCGTACAATAAATGAAGGGGaacaacaaaaagaaaaagaagatggaGATGAAAAGTTTTTGAAGCATGTTATGAATCAGCTGtggtataatataaattacaatagGTCAAGTTATTTCAAGCTAGAGCAACCAAAGTTTTATTTGTTGCTTGATAGATCACTTGACTCTATTAGCGTACGCGAATTTTGGGCTAAGAAAAAAGTGTGTCTTTTATCTCAGCCACTCCATGCGCCGGATTTATCACCGTGCGACTATTTTTTGTTCAACAACATTAGAACAAAAATAGGGAACCAAGTATTATATGACTATTTTTGTTTACAAACAGAGTTAAAAGATAAACTTAAAGAGATCGTGGAAAACTTTAACGACAAGAATGCACAACAATGGGATCGATTTATGGATAAAGGTGTCCGTAACCTGATAGAGCGTGCAGAGATATATTGTAAGGGCATAACGAaggaatatatgtattagaTGTAGGATTATATGATTGAACTGGCAGGTTAGCAATATAAACATTTACGTAGTTTTgtgtaaaaaaagtaatttttttcgatATGTCGTGTTATTAAATGCGATatgttgttaattaaaatgtcaaaCAAATACTTCAACTATATCAATCATTTTtgcaaagttttgcgtttggaattatgaaattgtattattctttttatatcctGCGAATACTTTCatcgattattaatttgtttgtaaaagcttatatttattactgagGTTTTTTCTATGATTGAAATCTTCCATTTGGCTTATCCGAAATGTGAGTGTGCGACTAATCTACGAATATGAAACGGATGTATTATCTTCAATAgtctattactttgttttttattattacaattaactcGCATTAAAATTCCATTTATCGATAAGAATATATCTATCTTATAGATctaatatctcgaaaattatacTGTAAATCTATCTTATAAGTGCGAAAACGTATGAGACTTGATATGCTTGTATTATTTTgtcgaatattattttttatgctaCTTTTATGTTACTATATCCTTTTAATAATTCGATTTCTTTGAATTTTCTacacgaatttatttatattgggTTAATATCAGCTTGcgctttattattttgtagatAAAACTTGCATGAGACGTAAGATTGATTCGTAAGTTCCGCGCATATcaagagatattttttttattctagaaAATCGTTGTTATGCTTAATGTTTATAAGTTGGaagatttatcaaattatttcacatttacatatttacttataaaactaattcattttgattactgataCAGATACGTGTGTtaaatgatgaaataataattgtgatcgatcttaaattttaattatgaaatacatgtgttataaaaatactaattGGCAAAGATCTgtaaagttatatatttatatacattatttaggAAAAGTtgtctaaaatatattttataataataatgttatgtgaaataattttaatctatgaatgtataatattataattcgtGTGTTATATacctttattatattacgtgtgTTACACGAGACAAATAAGGCAAGGACAAATAACAAGGACCGATCGGCTTAATATTGGTTTGGAGAGAGGCTTAATATTGTTTTGGATTGAGGCAGTCGACAATAACAAAGGATAGAGACGGCTTCCAAGAGACCGAGCAAACCGAACGCGAGTCCTCAACAACAAGTACAACGCGTGATCGTAGATCTATTAATTGTACTTTAGTCTATCCattcgaaatatatatactttgtacttatagtaattaaataaacatgttattattttaacccaATCTATAAGTTTGAATTACTTTTTAACGA
This region includes:
- the LOC105285553 gene encoding uncharacterized protein LOC105285553 isoform X3, translated to MLKKILHIHEMSLSRISCVLLLLVVSETISFSNSLTGDHVCSRIENYTVTSYETYAEPVVVNTFTWCLQIPPRCPKTLTELRQRYRVKTEEKSRTVEECCEGYKMLMIHNDAETDARCLPYCKKCLAGVCVAPNECKCNPGYHGEDCSLECPSGSWGPRCMGACNCGENGTCDPVNGTCRCSPGRQGLQCREACAIGRWGSDCANECTCQNRNNDCDAVTGKCTDDDDVSLVGRTPPVYLQSSTTERVQTSRISNVEYTEVFSAPRETTEHQTKDVDNLNDTNYVSETTTPVSASFAIPSQKATVNVTPGRDPATTARSVIVLVSVPERKRDVEKNRQKFPTKDAFLRHVQSDGSVGVSDIDYVKTIHKDDIQTPAPIPLDIALIVVAAIVSLGLTSLAVVMVLHMRSKLFETVRLAVYDDGKSKSRECESANAGRMSTVINSALPPLPTRANPGFTINAEPEAILTVNGIESLNTYANGTAAIGLRISGLHAGHGFL
- the LOC105285553 gene encoding uncharacterized protein LOC105285553 isoform X4, which codes for MLKKILHIHEMSLSRISCVLLLLVVSETISFSNSLTGDHVCSRIENYTVTSYETYAEPVVVNTFTWCLQIPPRCPKTLTELRQRYRVKTEEKSRTVEECCEGYKMLMIHNDAETDARCLPYCKKCLAGVCVAPNECKCNPGYHGEDCSLECPSGSWGPRCMGACNCGENGTCDPVNGTCRCSPGRQGLQCREACAIGRWGSDCANECTCQNRNNDCDAVTGKCTDDDDVSLVGRTPPVYLQSSTTERVQTSRISNVEYTEVFSAPRETTEHQTKDVDNLNDTNYVSETTTPVSASFAIPSQKATVNVTPGRDPATTARSVIVLVSVPERKRDVEKNRQKFPTKDAFLRHVQSDGSVGVSDIDYVKTIHKDDIQTPAPIPLDIALIVVAAIVSLGLTSLAVVMVLHMRSKLFETVRLAVYDDGKSKSRECESANAGRMSTVINSALPPLPTRANPGFTINAEPEAILTVNGIESLNTYANGTAAIGLRISGLHGHGFL
- the LOC105285553 gene encoding uncharacterized protein LOC105285553 isoform X1, yielding MLKKILHIHEMSLSRISCVLLLLVVSETISFSNSLTGDHVCSRIENYTVTSYETYAEPVVVNTFTWCLQIPPRCPKTLTELRQRYRVKTEEKSRTVEECCEGYKMLMIHNDAETDARCLPYCKKCLAGVCVAPNECKCNPGYHGEDCSLECPSGSWGPRCMGACNCGENGTCDPVNGTCRCSPGRQGLQCREACAIGRWGSDCANECTCQNRNNDCDAVTGKCTDDDDVSLVGRTPPVYLQSSTTERVQTSRISNVEYTEVFSAPRETTEHQTKDVDNLNDTNYVSETTTPVSASFAIPSQKATVNVTPGRDPATTARSVIVLVSVPERKRDVEKNRQKFPTKDAFLRHVQSDGSVGVSDIDYVKTIHKDDIQTPAPIPLDIALIVVAAIVSLGLTSLAVVMVLHMRSKLFETVRLAVYDDGKSKSRECESANAGRMSTVINSALPPLPTRANPGFTINAEPEAILTVNGIESLNTYANGTAAIGLRISGLHDFLQDGHYDRPPATLICLQTTNFDHNAEHVYDEIPLQTTPQCSRKDL
- the LOC105285553 gene encoding uncharacterized protein LOC105285553 isoform X2; amino-acid sequence: MSLSRISCVLLLLVVSETISFSNSLTGDHVCSRIENYTVTSYETYAEPVVVNTFTWCLQIPPRCPKTLTELRQRYRVKTEEKSRTVEECCEGYKMLMIHNDAETDARCLPYCKKCLAGVCVAPNECKCNPGYHGEDCSLECPSGSWGPRCMGACNCGENGTCDPVNGTCRCSPGRQGLQCREACAIGRWGSDCANECTCQNRNNDCDAVTGKCTDDDDVSLVGRTPPVYLQSSTTERVQTSRISNVEYTEVFSAPRETTEHQTKDVDNLNDTNYVSETTTPVSASFAIPSQKATVNVTPGRDPATTARSVIVLVSVPERKRDVEKNRQKFPTKDAFLRHVQSDGSVGVSDIDYVKTIHKDDIQTPAPIPLDIALIVVAAIVSLGLTSLAVVMVLHMRSKLFETVRLAVYDDGKSKSRECESANAGRMSTVINSALPPLPTRANPGFTINAEPEAILTVNGIESLNTYANGTAAIGLRISGLHDFLQDGHYDRPPATLICLQTTNFDHNAEHVYDEIPLQTTPQCSRKDL
- the LOC105285553 gene encoding uncharacterized protein LOC105285553 isoform X5, with the translated sequence MLMIHNDAETDARCLPYCKKCLAGVCVAPNECKCNPGYHGEDCSLECPSGSWGPRCMGACNCGENGTCDPVNGTCRCSPGRQGLQCREACAIGRWGSDCANECTCQNRNNDCDAVTGKCTDDDDVSLVGRTPPVYLQSSTTERVQTSRISNVEYTEVFSAPRETTEHQTKDVDNLNDTNYVSETTTPVSASFAIPSQKATVNVTPGRDPATTARSVIVLVSVPERKRDVEKNRQKFPTKDAFLRHVQSDGSVGVSDIDYVKTIHKDDIQTPAPIPLDIALIVVAAIVSLGLTSLAVVMVLHMRSKLFETVRLAVYDDGKSKSRECESANAGRMSTVINSALPPLPTRANPGFTINAEPEAILTVNGIESLNTYANGTAAIGLRISGLHDFLQDGHYDRPPATLICLQTTNFDHNAEHVYDEIPLQTTPQCSRKDL